The nucleotide sequence CCCGCCGAGCGAGGTGGCCAGCGCGACGACCAGCGCGGGGTCCAGCCCGGCGGTGTCGACGGGCGCGAGGTCCTCGGCACACAGGACCGACGGCCGGTCCGGAACCGGCACACCGGGTTCGGGCAGACCGCTCACCTCGGCGATGACGCGGTCGCGGATGTCGCGCAGGTCGGTCACCCGCTCGGCCATCAGGTCACCGGCCTTGGCGAGCGCATCGGCGATCTTGTCGACAGCGCCGGCCACCGCACGCGGCGCCGGGGCACCGCCGTTGATGCGCTTCTCCGCGTCACCCAGCCAGGCCCGGTCCTGCGCCAGCGTGGCGGTGGTCGCCAGGACCTCGGACGCGACACCGGTCGCGTGCGCGGCGCGCTCCCGCAGCCGCTCGGCGACCGCCGCTGCGGCGGCCTTGAGCCGTCGAACCTCGACGGGTCGGTCGGCCTCGGCGACGTCGTCCCCCGGGAAGGCCTCGGGCCGCGGGCGCGCGCCCGGGCGGATCACCGGGGCGTACTGCACCCCGGCCACCGCGGGGACACCGTGCAGCACCCGGTCGGCCGAGAGTGACGTGGACGTCGTGGTCGTGCTCATGTGACCGAGATTACGCGAAATCGTTGACAAGTCAACACACCCAGGAGTAAAACAACACACATCAACATGTCACTCACCACGAAACCACACGGACGGAGGCCGATGTACGCCGAAGAGCGGCAGGAAGCCATCGCGGCCCAGGTCCTGCGCGAGGGCCGCGCCTCGGTGACCGAGCTCGCCCTGGCGTACGCCGTCACCACCGAGACGGTGCGTCGCGACCTCGCCGCACTCGACCGGGCAGGCGTCGTCCGCCGCGTCCACGGCGGGGCCGTGCCGGTGCGCGCGCTGCACCTCGTCGAGCAGGGCGTGCACGAGCGCGAGCACACCCGGGCCCACCACAAGGACGCCATCGCGGCGGCCGCGGGCGAGTTCTTCCCGCTCAGCGGTGCCACCGTACTGCTCGATGCCGGAACCACCACCGCGCGCATCGCGGCGCACCTCCCGACCGACCGCGACCTCGTCGTCGTCACCAACTCGGTGCCCGTCGCCGCCCGGCTCGCGCCGCTGCCGTCGGTGTCGCTGCACCTTCTCGGCGGCCGGGTGCGCGGCGTCACGCAGGCCGCGGTGGGTGAGCAGGCGCTGCGCACCCTCGACGGCATCCGCGTCGACATCGCGTTCATCGGCACCAACGCCATCAGCACCCGCCACGGCCTCTCCACCCCCGACGGCGACGAGGCCGCCGTCAAGCGCGCCATGGTGAAGTGCGCCAACTACGTCGTCGTCGCCGCCGACTCCAGCAAGGTCGGCCGCGAGGAGTTCGCGAGCTTCGCGAGCATCTCCGACGTCGACACCCTGATCACCGACACCGAGATCGCCGACGACGACCGCAAGGCGTTGGAGGACGGCGGCGTCGAGGTGGTCCGAGCCGGAGGCCGGCCGTGATCGTCACCGTGACGCCCAATCCGAGCATCGACCGCACCGTCGCCCTCGCTGCCCCGCTGACCCGCGGTGCGGTACAACGCGCCACCACGGCGACGTCGGAGCCCGGCGGCAAGGGCGTCAACGTCGCGCGGGCGCTGACGCTGGCCGGCGTGGACGCCGTGGCGCTGCTGCCCGCGGCGGACACCGACCCGATCGTCACCGCACTGCACCGCAGCGGCGTCACCTTCCGCTGCGTGCCGGTCGCCGGCCCGGTGCGCACCAACGTCGCGATCACCGAACCCGACGGCACCACCACCAAGGTCAACGAGCCGGGCGCCACGCTCGACGACGCCGCCCGCGACGCGCTGACCCGCGCCGTACTCACCGCCGCCGACGGCGCCGCCTGGATGGTGCTGTCCGGATCGCTGCCTCCGGGCCTGCCCGACGAGTGGTACGCCGAGATCGCGGCCGCCCTGACGACGGCCCGGTGCAAGGTCGCCGTCGACACCTCCGAGCGGCCGCTCGACGCGCTGGCCGCCCGGTTCGGCACCGCGTCGCCCGACGTGATCAAGCCCAACGCCGAGGAACTGGCCGGCCTGGTGGGAGCCTCGGGCGAGCATCTCGAAAACGCGGCGGCTGCAGGGGATCCCGATCCGGTGGTGGCGGCGGCCGGCCAGGTGATCGAGCGCGGTGCGCGCACCGTGCTGGTGACCCTCGGCGCCGCCGGCGCCGTCCTGGTCGACCGGACCGGCAGCTGGCTGGCGACGCCGCCGCCGATCACCCCGCGCAGCACCGTCGGCGCCGGCGACAGCTCACTGGCCGGCTACCTGCGCGCGGAGGTCGGCGGTGCGCCACCGCCGCAACGCCTCCGGATGGCGGTCGCCTACGGCAGCGCCGCCGCAGCACTGCCCGGCTCGGCGTTGCCCGCGCCCGCCCAGATCGACCTGGACGCCGTCCGGGTGTACGCCCTCACCCGCTCCCAGACCCCCGCCTAGCGGCGAACCATCACGAGGAAGTAGCGCCATGCCCATCATCACCACCGACCTGGTCGCCCTCGACGTCGACGCCGGCGGCGACAAGGAGTCCGTCATCCGGCTGCTGGCCGGCCGGCTCGCCGACGCCGGTCGGGCCACCGACCGCGACGGTCTCATCGCGGCCGCCATGGCGCGCGAAGCGCAGTCCGCCACCGGCCTGCCCGGCGGCATCGCGATCCCGCACTGCCGCTCCCCGCACGTCGGCGAGGCGACGATCGGGTTCGCCCGGCTGTCCCCAAAGGTCGACTTCGGCGCGCCGGACGGTCCCGCCGACCTCGCCTTCCTCATCGCCGCGCCGGAGTCCGGCGGATCCGAGCACATGAAGCTGCTCTCGAGCCTGGCGCGGGCGCTGGTACGCAAGGAGTTCGTCGCCTCGCTACGCGCCGCCTCCTCGGCGGCCGAGGTGGTCGACCTCGTCGAGGGCGTCGTCAACCCCGCACCCGCCACCCCCGCCTCGTCTGCCGGCACCCCCGCCACCTCCGCAGCAGCCCCTGCCACCGCCGCCCCCGGGGCCACGACCCCGGCAGCATCGACCGCCGACGGCACCACCGCGTCCGCGCCGCGCACGCTGGTCGCGGTCACCGCCTGCCCCACCGGCATCGCCCACACCTACATGGCCGCCGACTCGCTGGTCGCCGCCGCGAAGGAAGCCGGTGTCACGCTGCACGTCGAGACGCAGGGCTCCTCGGGCAGCACACCGCTGTCCGCGGCGACCATCGCGGCAGCCGACGCGGTCATCTTCGCCACCGACGTCGGCGTGAAGGACCGGTCCCGCTTCGCCGGCAAGCCGGTCATCGCCTCGGGCGTCAAGCGCGCCATCAACGAGCCCGCCAAGATGGTCGCCGAGGCGCTCGGCGCCGCCACCAACCCGAACGCGGCCCGCGTGGAGGGCTCGGCCGACGGGACAGCCGCCGCGAGTGCGCCGTCGGCGGGCGTCGGCTGGGGCACCCGCACCCGCCAGATCCTGCTGACCGGCGTCAGCTACATGATTCCGTTCGTCGCGGCCGGCGGCCTGCTGATCGCGCTCGGCTTCCTCCTGGCCGGCTACGACATCGCCAACACCCCCGACGGCGAGACGAAGAGCCTCGGCAACCTGATCGCCGCGGGCAACTCGC is from Mycolicibacterium grossiae and encodes:
- a CDS encoding PTS fructose transporter subunit IIABC: MPIITTDLVALDVDAGGDKESVIRLLAGRLADAGRATDRDGLIAAAMAREAQSATGLPGGIAIPHCRSPHVGEATIGFARLSPKVDFGAPDGPADLAFLIAAPESGGSEHMKLLSSLARALVRKEFVASLRAASSAAEVVDLVEGVVNPAPATPASSAGTPATSAAAPATAAPGATTPAASTADGTTASAPRTLVAVTACPTGIAHTYMAADSLVAAAKEAGVTLHVETQGSSGSTPLSAATIAAADAVIFATDVGVKDRSRFAGKPVIASGVKRAINEPAKMVAEALGAATNPNAARVEGSADGTAAASAPSAGVGWGTRTRQILLTGVSYMIPFVAAGGLLIALGFLLAGYDIANTPDGETKSLGNLIAAGNSLTDLPSGGLAQYLGAVLFTLGGLAFSFLVPALAGYISFAIADRPGIAPGFTAGAVAVFVGGGFIGGIVGGLIAGFAALWISRIAVPRWAKGLMPVVIIPLFASLVVGLLMFLLLGRPLAAVTSGLTNWLSGLSGSSVIVLGIILGLMMCFDLGGPVNKAAYAFATAGLNVADPSSLRIMAAVMAAGMVPPLAMALASTLRPGLFTEPERENGRAAWLLGASFISEGAIPFAAADPLRVIPSMMFGGALTGGLVMAFDVTLKAPHGGIFVFFAIGNLIWFLVALAVGTVAGSVAVIVAKQLAKPKPVVADAPALATA
- a CDS encoding DeoR/GlpR family DNA-binding transcription regulator — translated: MYAEERQEAIAAQVLREGRASVTELALAYAVTTETVRRDLAALDRAGVVRRVHGGAVPVRALHLVEQGVHEREHTRAHHKDAIAAAAGEFFPLSGATVLLDAGTTTARIAAHLPTDRDLVVVTNSVPVAARLAPLPSVSLHLLGGRVRGVTQAAVGEQALRTLDGIRVDIAFIGTNAISTRHGLSTPDGDEAAVKRAMVKCANYVVVAADSSKVGREEFASFASISDVDTLITDTEIADDDRKALEDGGVEVVRAGGRP
- a CDS encoding 1-phosphofructokinase family hexose kinase; translation: MIVTVTPNPSIDRTVALAAPLTRGAVQRATTATSEPGGKGVNVARALTLAGVDAVALLPAADTDPIVTALHRSGVTFRCVPVAGPVRTNVAITEPDGTTTKVNEPGATLDDAARDALTRAVLTAADGAAWMVLSGSLPPGLPDEWYAEIAAALTTARCKVAVDTSERPLDALAARFGTASPDVIKPNAEELAGLVGASGEHLENAAAAGDPDPVVAAAGQVIERGARTVLVTLGAAGAVLVDRTGSWLATPPPITPRSTVGAGDSSLAGYLRAEVGGAPPPQRLRMAVAYGSAAAALPGSALPAPAQIDLDAVRVYALTRSQTPA